One genomic region from Candidatus Tanganyikabacteria bacterium encodes:
- the cas2 gene encoding CRISPR-associated endonuclease Cas2, which translates to MAYDIRDPRRLRRVAKVMQDFGARRQLSVFICRITGAQRVEMQRRLAAEIDRSVDQVLVLPLCERCSPALDAIGIPVAANDEFDDTIIL; encoded by the coding sequence GTGGCGTATGACATCCGCGACCCGCGCCGCTTGCGGCGCGTTGCGAAGGTGATGCAGGATTTCGGCGCCCGGCGGCAACTATCGGTCTTCATCTGCCGCATCACGGGCGCGCAGCGTGTCGAAATGCAAAGGCGGCTGGCGGCCGAAATCGACCGATCAGTCGATCAGGTCCTCGTGCTGCCGCTTTGCGAGCGGTGCTCTCCCGCCCTCGATGCCATCGGAATTCCCGTTGCGGCCAACGACG
- the cas1 gene encoding CRISPR-associated endonuclease Cas1 — MVCRATTVHPRDGSGKLGDMIPRRPSVTEELAAVATNSAPGLTIRSLTQYEFCPRLFWYMYSAGLMAINEHVAEGLARHSRVADPTMAARKRVELDKIKTRSVDVGSETLGIHGKVDVIEEDAGGVRVVEYKKGRPPKPASGLVVWPADAVQVCAQTMALEEVRGEAITEGILYYIEARKRVPIAIDGPLRERTREVIRRAAATVILELPPEPMPPSNRKQCAGCSLVGICQPEETELWKSLRAEDEAEAHLPRVVPSDPQGAVVYVTGYGTRIGLESDHLVIRPRDDPEVKLPIGSLEQVVAGPATSFSGAAIQALAEGGVALIHLDGVERVAAMTLPPHPPNVHLRRAQIHRADEPEFCLAAAKAFVTAKVRNQRALLMRTLRSRQGVSVSASDEIRSLKRIIAQIPEAESVPSLLGLEGTAARVYFSLFAEMLTPAVRGMGFDFEGRNRRPPRDPVNALLSFAYGLLTKDCVAVSHMVGFEVGIGFFHGMGRARPALALDLMEEFRPIVADSVVLMALNNGELAPADFLQAENACILTPQGRKAFIQAYQRRRAQSITHPLFGYELSMARAIESQARQLAKFVTGELPAYHGLVLR, encoded by the coding sequence TTGGTCTGCCGCGCCACCACCGTCCACCCACGTGACGGGAGTGGGAAACTTGGGGATATGATCCCTAGGCGACCTAGTGTTACAGAGGAGCTAGCTGCCGTGGCGACGAACTCCGCGCCGGGCCTAACGATTCGCAGCCTCACTCAGTATGAGTTCTGCCCGAGATTGTTCTGGTACATGTACTCGGCCGGCCTCATGGCAATCAATGAGCACGTGGCCGAAGGGCTGGCGCGCCATTCCCGGGTGGCCGATCCGACCATGGCCGCCCGCAAGCGTGTCGAACTCGACAAGATCAAGACGCGGTCCGTGGATGTCGGTTCGGAGACCCTGGGCATTCACGGCAAGGTCGACGTGATCGAGGAGGACGCCGGCGGAGTCCGGGTGGTCGAGTACAAGAAGGGGCGCCCCCCCAAGCCTGCAAGCGGCCTGGTGGTCTGGCCTGCCGACGCCGTGCAGGTCTGCGCCCAGACGATGGCGCTGGAAGAAGTGCGCGGGGAGGCGATCACCGAGGGCATCCTCTACTACATCGAGGCGCGCAAGCGGGTTCCCATCGCGATCGACGGACCCCTCAGGGAACGCACCCGCGAGGTCATCCGGCGAGCTGCCGCCACGGTGATACTCGAATTGCCGCCCGAGCCGATGCCGCCAAGCAACCGAAAGCAGTGCGCGGGCTGCTCACTGGTCGGGATTTGCCAGCCCGAGGAGACCGAGCTGTGGAAATCGCTTCGGGCCGAAGATGAAGCCGAGGCGCACCTCCCGCGGGTAGTCCCGTCGGATCCGCAAGGCGCGGTCGTGTACGTCACGGGGTACGGCACCCGCATCGGTCTGGAGAGCGACCATCTGGTGATCCGTCCGAGGGACGACCCTGAAGTCAAGCTGCCAATCGGCAGCCTCGAGCAGGTGGTGGCAGGACCCGCGACGAGCTTTAGCGGCGCCGCGATCCAGGCACTCGCGGAGGGCGGCGTCGCCCTCATTCACCTCGATGGAGTCGAACGCGTTGCCGCGATGACATTGCCTCCCCACCCCCCCAACGTGCACCTTCGACGCGCCCAGATCCACCGCGCCGACGAGCCGGAGTTTTGTCTGGCGGCGGCGAAAGCCTTCGTGACGGCCAAGGTGCGGAACCAACGGGCACTCTTGATGCGAACCCTCCGGTCGCGGCAAGGTGTTTCGGTGAGCGCCTCAGACGAGATCAGATCCTTGAAGCGCATCATCGCCCAGATCCCCGAGGCAGAGTCCGTCCCATCCCTGCTCGGGCTGGAGGGAACGGCGGCTCGCGTCTACTTTTCGCTTTTCGCCGAAATGTTGACTCCGGCCGTCCGCGGCATGGGGTTCGATTTCGAGGGCCGCAATCGGCGTCCGCCCCGGGATCCTGTCAACGCGTTGCTGTCCTTTGCGTACGGTCTCCTGACCAAGGATTGCGTCGCCGTGTCCCACATGGTCGGGTTCGAAGTTGGAATCGGCTTCTTCCACGGGATGGGTCGGGCACGCCCCGCGCTGGCCCTTGATCTCATGGAGGAGTTCCGGCCGATCGTCGCCGATTCGGTCGTGCTGATGGCACTCAATAACGGCGAGCTCGCGCCAGCCGACTTTCTGCAGGCCGAGAACGCGTGCATCCTCACCCCGCAGGGACGGAAGGCTTTCATCCAGGCCTACCAGCGGAGGCGAGCGCAGAGCATCACGCACCCCTTGTTCGGCTACGAGCTCTCGATGGCCCGGGCTATCGAATCGCAGGCCCGACAGCTCGCCAAGTTCGTGACCGGGGAGTTGCCGGCTTATCACGGCTTGGTCCTTCGATAG